In Candidatus Binataceae bacterium, the genomic window GCGTCGAGGATCGCCGCGGTCATCGAGGTGGTGGTGGCCTGACCCCCGAGATCGGGCGTGAGTGTGCGGCCGGCGCGCAAGACCGCGCCCACGGCTATCCGGATGCGCTCGGCCGCGCGTGGCGCTTTCAGGTAGTCGGCGAGCATGGCAGCCGACAAGATCGCGGCGACCGGGTTGGCGAGATTTTTGCCCGCGATATCCGGCGCCGTGCCATGCACGGCCTCGAAGATCGCGCCGCGCTCGCCGTAATTCGCCCCCGGCACGACGCCGAGTCCGCCGACCAGCCCGGCGCAAAGATCCGAGACGATGTCGCCGTAAAGATTTTCGAGCAGGAGAACGTCAAAGGCTGCGGGATTCGTCACCAGCCGCATGCAGGCGGCGTCAACGATTCTTTCCTCATAGCGAATCGTGGGATATTGCTTCGCGACGCGGCGGGCGCATTTCAGAAAAAGCCCGTCAGAGAGCTTCATGATGTTGGCTTTGTGGATCGCGGTGACCAGCTTGCGGTCGTTGTGCCGCGCATACTCGAAGGCGAACCGCGCGATTCGCGTTGACGCGCGCGCAGTAATTACTTTGACGCTTTCCACGATTCCGGGTGTGATCTCGTGCTCGATGCCGGCGTAGAGATCCTCGGTGCTCTCGCGCACAACCACCAGGTCAACGTCGCGAAAGGGGGTGTGCACGCCCTCGAAACTGTGAGTGGGCCGCAGATTGGCATAAAGGTTAAAGGTCTTGCGCAAATAGACATTGATCGATCGGTAGCCTTCGCCCACCCGAGTCTCGAGCGGCCCCTTGAGGGCGATGCGCGTCCGTTTGAGCGAGCGGATCAGCGCGTCGGGCACGGGCGTGCCGAATTTCTTGACGCCAGCGGCCCCGGCCTCCTGTTGATCCCATTCGACTCTGACGTCCGCGGCTTCGAGTACGGCGACCGCCGCGCCGATAACTTCGGGCCCGACGCCGTCACCGGGGATCAGCGTGACGCGGATTGACTGCTCCGGCCGAGTTTCACGCGACTTCCCGCGCGCAGCGCCGTTCAGAGGAATTGCCTTGCTTTTTATAGCTGCCAAAAAACCAACCGAATCTTTTCAGATGCTGACGACCAACAAGTTTATCAGGAGTTCACCAACCCAACGAAGATGTCGGTCACATTCGTTCCGGTCGGTCCAATGACGATCAAGTCACCCAGCGAATTGAAGAACGTATAGGAGTCGTGGCGAGCGAGCGCCTTTAGAGGCTCGAGTCCGGCTTCGCGCGCACGCGCGAGGGTTGTTGCAGTCACGATTGCGCCGGCTGCGTCGGTGGGACCGTCGATGCCGTCGGTACCTGCGATGAGAACTGCGAGATTCGGGCGTTTTTCGCCTTCGTCCAGCGCGATTGCGAGCGCGAGCGCGCAATGTTGCGCACGTCCGCCCCGCCCGTCACCTTTGACCGTCACGACCGGTTCGCCCCCGCTGATCAGGCAAACCCGCTCATCACTAAGACTCAGCAGGCGTGTCGCGAGAGCCCGTCCCACCCGCTCCGCATCATCTGAGAGACTGCCTTCGCGCTCGATTCTGTAGCCGAGCCGTTGCGCGCATCGGGCTGCGGCCTCTTGGGCAAGCTGATTATCTCCGACGATGATGTTGACCGTGCGCGCCAGGACGGGATCGGTAGGCTTGACCGTTTCGCGCAGTTCGCCCGCGACGCCCCGCTCGAAGCGATCGCGCACCGGCTCCGACGTTCGTCCCCAGAGCCTGCGCCGCTTGAGGATCGCGATCGCATTGGCGAAGGTCGTCGGATCGGCGCTCGCCGGACCCGAGCCAATCGTCCCGAGGTCGTTATCGGCGACATCGGAGAGAATCAGGCTCAGGATACGAACGTCCGCCTTGAGTGCGCGCAAGAGGCCGCCGCCTTTTAGATCGGATAGATGTTTGCGCACGGTATTGAGCTCGTGAATCGAAGCCCCCGAACGCATCAGCGAGGAGGTCAGGCTGATCTTGTCGTTGAGCGAGATTCCTGAAGCCGGCGCCACCGCGAGGGCCGACGCACCACCGCTCAGCAAAAGCAGGATTAATTCGTCTGCTCGAGCACGTTCGACGAACTCGAGGGCAGCTCGCCCGGCCCGCTCGGAGGCGGCGTCGGGCAGTGGATGCGCTCCGAGCATCAGACGAAACGGCAAGTCTGAGGAAAAATCCGATGCCGCTGGTGGCGGCGCGACAACCAGCGTATCGACGATCTTGTCGGCGAGCTGCGCATGCGCGGCCCGCGCCATCCCGAGCGCGGCCTTTCCCATGGCCAGCAGACGAACTCGCGACGCGTTTGCAATAATGGCGGACCCCCGCTGATCAATCTCCCCGCTGAGCGCGCTCGTGGTGACGCGTGCAGGTTCGACCTCCGCTATCGCTGCCGCGAAGATTTGCAGGAGGTCGGCGCGTAGACGCGATTGATTCCCAGCCTTTGAAGTTTGGGCGCTCATCGACGTTTCAGAAACTTTGCCGCAGCGAGCGTCTCAAGCTGCTATCACACGCGGGAAATGATTCAATCCTAACCGTTAACGTGTACTCTTTTTGAGCAGCTAAACCGATAGAAACTTGAATTTCGATGGGTTCTTTTATGCTATAGATAGATATATTGGGTAATTTCAACTCGAACTGACACATTGCGGTAGGCGTGTTTTTTGCGTTGGGAAATCGCGGGGCCTCGCGTGGATACGAACGGGAACCTTCAGACTTACGATCTCAACAGGCTGATTGAACATCATCTCCGCTTCACGCTGGCCAAGCCGCGGGCCGCACTCGGGAAGCACGATTGGTACCGCGCGACGGCGTTTGCGGTGCGGGATCTTCTGGTCGATCGGATGCTCGCGACGCGGACCCGCGTCGAGCGACAAAATCCCAAGCGCCTCTATTACCTTTCGGTCGAGTTTCTGATCGGCCGTTCGCTCGAAAACAGCCTTCACAGTCTCGGCGTGGTCGAGTCCTGTCGCGCGATTCTGGCGCAGCATGGCGTCGATCTGCAGGCGCTCTTTGACGAAGAGCCAGACGCCGCCCTCGGCAATGGCGGACTCGGACGGCTGGCGGCATGTTTTCTGGACTCGATCGCGACGCTGGATATGCCGGGTTACGGCTACGGAATCAATTACGAGTTCGGGTTATTCCGCCAGGAGATTCGCGACGGGTTCCAGATCGAGCAGCCCGACGCCTGGCAGCGTGAGGCCTCGCCGTGGTTGATCCCGCGTCCGGAGGAGTCCTGCCTGGTGCCGGTCTATGGCCATGTCGACCACGACAGCTTCAAGGACGGCGACTATCGTCCGCGCTGGAACGACAAGAGTTTTCTGGTCGGGATGCCGTTTGACTTGCCCATCGTGGGTTACGGCGGCCGCACGGTCAATTTCGTCCGGCTGTTCGCGGCGCGCGCCACCGACGAATTCGACGTCGGCACCTTCAACTCGGGCGATTATATCAAGGCGGTCGAACAGAAGCTCTTTTCCGAAAACCTGACCAAGATTCTCTATCCGTCCGACGCCGTGCAGGCGGGCCGCGAACTGCGCCTGCTGCAAGAGTATTTCTTCGTCGCCTGCGCAATTCGCGACATCGTGGGCGGCTTCGTGCGGCGCGGCGAGGATTGGTCGGACTTCCCCGCGAAGGTCGCGATCCAGCTCAACGATACGCATCCGGCGCTCGCGATCGCGGAGCTGATGCGCCTGCTGATTGACGAGCGCGGCCTCTCCTGGGCGGTAGCGTGGGAATACACACGCGCCGCCGTAGCTTATACGAATCACACCCTGATGCCGGAGGCGCTCGAGCGCTGGCCGATGGGACTGCTCGAGCGGGTGGTCCCGCGTCACCTGCAGATTATTCTCGAAATCAATCACCGTTTTCTCGACGCCGCGGCTTTGATCTGGAGCGGCGGCGGCGACAAGCTGCGGCGCGCCTCGATCGTTGATGATCACAATGGCCGCGAAGTCCGCATGGCGCATCTGGCGATCGTCGGCAGCCATTCCATTAACGGAGTTTCGGCGCTGCATACGGAGCTGGTTAAGACCCGCCTCGTCCCGGAATTCCATGAGCTCTGGCCGGAGCGCTTCAACAACAAGACCAACGGCGTGACGCAGCGCCGCTGGCTCCTGATGGCGAATCCGGGGCTGGCGAAGCTGCTGACCTTGGCGATCGGCGATAGCTGGATCACGGGCCTCGACAACCTCGAGGCGGTCGAGCGCTTCGCCGAGGACGAAGCCTTTCACTTCGAGTTTGCGATTGTCAAACGCGCCAACAAGGAGCGGATGGCGACGACCATCCATCGGCTGCTCGGTATCGATCCGGATCCGGCCTCGCTGTTCGACGTGCAGGCCAAGCGTATCCACGAATACAAGCGCCAGTTGCTGATGGCGCTCGGCATCATGCATCAGTATCTGAGTCTGGTGGACGATCATCTCGACCCGCCGATTCCGCGCACCTATGTGATCGCGGGCAAGGCGGCGCCCGGCTACTGGGCGGCCAAGATGATGATCAAGCTGATCAACTGCCTGGCCGAGACCATCAATGAAGACCCGCGCACGCACGGCTTGATCAAAGTTGCGTTCGTTCCTGACTATCGCGTTTCGCTTGCTGAGAAGATCATTCCGGCCGCCGACCTGTCCGAGCAGATTTCGACCGCTGGACGCGAGGCCTCGGGCACCGGGAATATGAAGTTCGCGATGAATGGCGCATTGACGATCGGGACGCTCGATGGGGCCAACATCGAAATTCAGGAGGCGGT contains:
- a CDS encoding glycogen/starch/alpha-glucan phosphorylase; this translates as MDTNGNLQTYDLNRLIEHHLRFTLAKPRAALGKHDWYRATAFAVRDLLVDRMLATRTRVERQNPKRLYYLSVEFLIGRSLENSLHSLGVVESCRAILAQHGVDLQALFDEEPDAALGNGGLGRLAACFLDSIATLDMPGYGYGINYEFGLFRQEIRDGFQIEQPDAWQREASPWLIPRPEESCLVPVYGHVDHDSFKDGDYRPRWNDKSFLVGMPFDLPIVGYGGRTVNFVRLFAARATDEFDVGTFNSGDYIKAVEQKLFSENLTKILYPSDAVQAGRELRLLQEYFFVACAIRDIVGGFVRRGEDWSDFPAKVAIQLNDTHPALAIAELMRLLIDERGLSWAVAWEYTRAAVAYTNHTLMPEALERWPMGLLERVVPRHLQIILEINHRFLDAAALIWSGGGDKLRRASIVDDHNGREVRMAHLAIVGSHSINGVSALHTELVKTRLVPEFHELWPERFNNKTNGVTQRRWLLMANPGLAKLLTLAIGDSWITGLDNLEAVERFAEDEAFHFEFAIVKRANKERMATTIHRLLGIDPDPASLFDVQAKRIHEYKRQLLMALGIMHQYLSLVDDHLDPPIPRTYVIAGKAAPGYWAAKMMIKLINCLAETINEDPRTHGLIKVAFVPDYRVSLAEKIIPAADLSEQISTAGREASGTGNMKFAMNGALTIGTLDGANIEIQEAVGAENMFVFGLTAPQIEELIARREYRPRDYYEQDSRIRRVLDELAAGRFCQNDPGLFRWVRDSLLGHDEYFVLADFAAYVEMQDRVSREYAERRGWTKKAILNVARIGRFSSDRTIREYARDIWDLKALA
- a CDS encoding DUF4147 domain-containing protein, which translates into the protein MSAQTSKAGNQSRLRADLLQIFAAAIAEVEPARVTTSALSGEIDQRGSAIIANASRVRLLAMGKAALGMARAAHAQLADKIVDTLVVAPPPAASDFSSDLPFRLMLGAHPLPDAASERAGRAALEFVERARADELILLLLSGGASALAVAPASGISLNDKISLTSSLMRSGASIHELNTVRKHLSDLKGGGLLRALKADVRILSLILSDVADNDLGTIGSGPASADPTTFANAIAILKRRRLWGRTSEPVRDRFERGVAGELRETVKPTDPVLARTVNIIVGDNQLAQEAAARCAQRLGYRIEREGSLSDDAERVGRALATRLLSLSDERVCLISGGEPVVTVKGDGRGGRAQHCALALAIALDEGEKRPNLAVLIAGTDGIDGPTDAAGAIVTATTLARAREAGLEPLKALARHDSYTFFNSLGDLIVIGPTGTNVTDIFVGLVNS
- a CDS encoding isocitrate/isopropylmalate family dehydrogenase; this translates as MAAIKSKAIPLNGAARGKSRETRPEQSIRVTLIPGDGVGPEVIGAAVAVLEAADVRVEWDQQEAGAAGVKKFGTPVPDALIRSLKRTRIALKGPLETRVGEGYRSINVYLRKTFNLYANLRPTHSFEGVHTPFRDVDLVVVRESTEDLYAGIEHEITPGIVESVKVITARASTRIARFAFEYARHNDRKLVTAIHKANIMKLSDGLFLKCARRVAKQYPTIRYEERIVDAACMRLVTNPAAFDVLLLENLYGDIVSDLCAGLVGGLGVVPGANYGERGAIFEAVHGTAPDIAGKNLANPVAAILSAAMLADYLKAPRAAERIRIAVGAVLRAGRTLTPDLGGQATTTSMTAAILDAMRLPEDRVSNVRLPHARGRGVQLVKRPA